The following are encoded together in the Candidatus Anstonellales archaeon genome:
- a CDS encoding GNAT family N-acetyltransferase, whose amino-acid sequence MGRIRIFRVLDEEDFCDIYPVVKAIFPSSQIRFSDKDVYFYARVKKEVVGFSHVFDKGGGTYVLQGIGVLPKFRNRGIGGKLADKAIKFCEQKGALRILLRVRCTNPAVLLYLKKGFYLKKESFGSYTLERRKPS is encoded by the coding sequence ATGGGGAGAATACGGATTTTTCGGGTTTTGGATGAAGAAGACTTCTGCGATATCTATCCAGTTGTTAAGGCTATTTTTCCTAGCAGCCAAATACGGTTTTCAGACAAGGACGTCTATTTCTATGCAAGAGTTAAAAAAGAGGTTGTCGGGTTTTCGCATGTCTTTGATAAGGGCGGTGGCACTTATGTGCTACAGGGGATAGGGGTTCTTCCAAAATTCCGCAACAGAGGGATAGGAGGCAAGTTGGCAGATAAAGCCATAAAATTTTGTGAACAGAAAGGAGCACTGCGTATATTGCTAAGAGTAAGATGCACAAACCCTGCTGTGCTACTCTATTTAAAAAAAGGTTTTTATCTAAAAAAAGAGTCATTCGGTTCATATACGCTTGAAAGACGAAAACCCTCATAA
- a CDS encoding metallophosphoesterase yields MKFLALSDLHASEEALDRLRVIMMRENDYDWIFIVGDITTNGPVSYAEDLLDILREKGLFVHGNMDPFPVQKLIEQKGASVHGKKINIGEWNVVGLGGSNPTPFGTPCEYSEEAIEKCISDSNMDEYSIFLSHPPPFGLFDTVGVGVHVGSVSVRKAIEDKKPILCICGHIHEHQGKVLHKETTVVKLGSGEKLNAAEITIKDEIKVSFIKI; encoded by the coding sequence ATGAAATTCCTTGCACTTTCTGATCTTCATGCAAGCGAAGAGGCGCTTGATCGCCTCCGCGTAATAATGATGAGAGAAAACGACTATGACTGGATATTCATAGTTGGCGATATTACCACTAATGGCCCTGTTAGCTACGCCGAAGACCTTCTTGATATACTGCGAGAAAAAGGGCTTTTTGTACATGGAAATATGGATCCGTTTCCTGTTCAAAAGTTGATCGAGCAGAAAGGTGCATCAGTTCATGGAAAAAAAATAAATATCGGCGAATGGAACGTTGTTGGGTTGGGCGGCTCGAATCCTACTCCCTTTGGGACTCCTTGTGAATATTCTGAGGAGGCAATAGAAAAGTGTATATCTGATTCTAATATGGATGAATATTCTATATTTCTATCTCATCCGCCTCCATTTGGGCTCTTTGACACTGTTGGTGTCGGAGTTCATGTGGGAAGCGTATCTGTTCGCAAAGCCATAGAAGACAAGAAGCCTATTCTCTGCATATGTGGGCATATACACGAGCATCAGGGAAAAGTTCTTCACAAGGAAACGACGGTAGTAAAGCTTGGAAGCGGAGAGAAACTAAATGCGGCTGAGATAACAATCAAAGATGAAATTAAAGTCAGTTTTATAAAGATTTAA